A genomic stretch from Solanum stenotomum isolate F172 chromosome 8, ASM1918654v1, whole genome shotgun sequence includes:
- the LOC125873888 gene encoding putative late blight resistance protein homolog R1A-10: MLLSFSAIRKDVVDVLDFMEMLKNEEDQKVGVVNLIEKLQLELAFICTYVQLPHSVLEEFEDIMTGKRQEVENLFRSILCDVEPNVGIKYDIHHVVTCLRDNLDYFISSQHHSKSSATMTDEQLNFLFLNLQHLSKYEILQNVCGNIKEFHGLIMNGCVEHEIIEYVLPQFQRMAERVGHFLWDELISDQDSRVVKLAHLYLKIIPIELEVMHICFTNLKGSTSAAVELFIEKLLEIIPDILKRISDSSSRAHDFIHHDKLFDLLAHVGELTRKVSTLVQDLEEKSRKHLNDLFDSNAYSIALIKEEIELVKEDLKFLRSFLIGVEQELYKDLWTRVLDVAYEAKDVIDSIIVPKNRGLIVVNSPEKSVERNSLTAGKIIVGFEEETNMIIKKLTSGLADLDVISITGIPGSGKTTLAYKVYNDKLVSSHFDIRVWCTVGHEYDEKKLLHKVLNQVTGPDLKFSEDTDVADMLRRQLFGKRYLIVLDDVWDNTTWDELTRPFPEFEKRSRIILTTQEKKVALHGKCNTDPLNLRLLRPEESWELLEKRAFGKESCPDELFDVGKEIAENCKELPLVADLIAGVIAGLEKKKTVA, encoded by the exons ATGCTG TTGTCATTTTCTGCTATTCGCAAGGATGTTGTCGATGTTCTGGATTTCATGGAGatgttaaagaatgaagaagatcaaaaAGTTGGTGTCGTGAATCTAATTGAAAAACTGCAATTGGAGCTGGCATTTATTTGTACATACGTCCAGCTACCTCATTCCGTATTGGAAGAGTTTGAAGATATAATGACTGGAAAAAGACAAGAGGTTGAGAATCTTTTTCGATCAATTTTGTGTGATGTTGAGCCCAACGTGGGGATTAAATACGACATCCATCATGTTGTTACTTGCCTCAGGGATAATCTTGATTATTTTATCAGCTCACAGCATCATTCTAAATCAAGTGCTACCATGACTGACGAGCAGTTGAACTTCCTCTTCTTGAATCTCCAACATCTATCTAAGTATGAGATTCTTCAGAATGTATGTGGCAACATAAAAGAATTCCACGGGTTGATAATGAATGGCTGCGTTGAGCACGAGATTATTGAATATGTCTTACCTCAGTTTCAACGTATGGCTGAGAGAGTTGGACACTTCCTTTGGGATGAACTAATTAGTGATCAAGACTCTAGAGTCGTCAAGCTAGCTCATCTATATTTGAAGATTATTCCAATTGAACTAGAGGTGATGCACATATGTTTTACAAATTTGAAAGGTTCAACTTCAGCAGCAGTTGAACTCTTCATTGAGAAGCTCCTGGAGATCATTCCGGATATTCTTAAGAGAATATCTGACTCATCTTCTCGAGCACATG ACTTTATTCATCATGACAAATTATTTGATCTCTTGGCACATGTTGGAGAACTTACCAGGAAAGTATCGACTCTTGTTCAAGATTTAGAAGAGAAATCAAGGAA ACACTTAAATGATTTGTTCGATTCCAATGCTTATTCAATTGCTTtgataaaagaagaaattgaacTGGTGAAAGAAGACCTAAAATTCCTACGATCCTTCTTGATTGGCGTTGAGCAAGAATTATATAAAGATCTTTGGACACGTGTTTTAGATGTGGCATATGAGGCAAAAGATGTCATTGATTCAATTATC GTTCCGAAGAACAGGGGCCTCATTGTTGTAAACTCTCCCGAGAAGTCAGTTGAGAGAAATTCATTGACAGCTGGTAAAATAATTGTAGGTTTTGAGGAGGAGACAAACATGATAATTAAGAAGCTCACTAGCGGACTGGCAGATCTAGATGTCATTTCGATCACTGGTATTCCAGGTTCGGGTAAAACTACTTTGGCATACAAAGTATACAATGATAAATTAGTTTCTAGTCATTTCGACATTCGTGTGTGGTGCACAGTCGGCCATGAGTATGATGAGAAGAAGTTGTTGCATAAAGTTTTGAATCAAGTTACTGGCCCAGATTTGAAGTTCAGTGAAGATACTGATGTTGCTGATATGCTACGGAGACAACTGTTTGGAAAGAGGTACCTAATTGTGTTAGATGATGTGTGGGATAATACTACGTGGGATGAATTAACAAGACCTTTTCCAGAATTTGAGAAAAGAAGTAGAATTATATTGACGACTCAAGAAAAGAAAGTGGCTTTGCATGGAAAGTGCAACACTGATCCTCTTAATCTTCGATTGCTAAGACCAGAAGAAAGTTGGGAGTTATTAGAGAAAAGAGCATTTGGAAAAGAGAGTTGCCCTGATGAACTATTTGATGTTGGAAAAGAAATAGCCGAAAATTGTAAAGAGCTTCCTTTGGTGGCTGATCTGATTGCTGGAGTCATTGCAGgtttggaaaagaaaaagactgTGGCTTGA